A stretch of DNA from Borrelia puertoricensis:
AGTAGAGTTAAAAGAAACTTGGAAGAACAAGAAGAAGCACAAAAAACACCTGAAGAAATGTTAAAAGAAAAGTTAAATGATACTGAAAAATCAAATCTGAATTTCTTAAAAGAGGCTCTGGGGAGTGAAAGTGATTTCAACAAATTTTTAAATCATGATGAATCTAAAATAAAGGAAGCCCTTGATCATATACATACTGAGCTTGCAAAATGTACAGGTGATAATGCTAGCCAGCAAAAAGAAACTTTTAAACAAGTAGTAAAAGGAGCCCTTAATGGTGATGAAAACTTAGATAATTTTAAAAACCAAGCATCAAGCACTTGTGAAGCAGGAAGTTAAATAAACCTCCCATGATCAAAGATGAAAGTTAAGAAAGATAGATTTAAAAAAGAAAGATTTAAAAGAACAAGGCAACAAAAACTCTAGACAAATAAGTGTAAAAAAGAATAAATTAAACTCGTTATAAAAATGGTAAGAGTAACTATAAAATTCTAATTTGAAATCTATATCACACAAATCTTGATATAAAAAGCTATTCTTTAAAAAATCTCCAATAATAACACTCAGCTCGTCTAAATCAATATTTTTAATATCAATATCACTATTTGACTTTAAAGATTTGGCAATACTACTAACTTTCTGTTCCAATCTTGAAACCTCAGTCATTACATAACTAATAAAATCATCATCTCTATCAATTACACAGTTGACTAACCCACCACCTATGATAAAAAAATAAATTTCCCTTGTTTAAACCTGTACATAAAGCTGCATTTGTACTTGAACATAATACTTGAAGAAATATTTATCTTCTAAAAAATTAGAAAGCCTATTGTATTCAAAAGCAGCACTCTTTAAGTAAAAATTATCACTAACTTTGCTCTCAAGTAACTGTGATTCGCCTGTGATACCCACAAACCATCCACCAATTATCAAACCAACTAATATCTCACAATCTTTAATTTTTTTGTAATAATTATATTTATCAACGCCGTTTGCATATTTGTTTTTATGTAACACCTCAATATTACCCAAGTGCATACGTACAAATTCTCTAAATCTTAGATTTTCTAGTTCCTTTCCCTTCCTATAGCTTTAAGTATTTGCTCTCGCATTAATTTTTCTAAAGCATCAGCTCCAAGAAACATGCTTCCAACTTCACTTGCACCTATACTCTTTAAGACTTTTCTTTACATACTAAAATCAACCTTAATATTAAACTTAAAACATTCATCCTTACCAATTTTTGGTAACTTACGTCCTACCTTATTTATTTTACTTAACTGTTTTTGTTTATCTTTAAGATCTTCTTGACTCTTACATGCAAATGATTCAGAACCCTTAAACACCATCTGCCTGTACAAACTAAATTGTTGCATCCCTACCTCTGATCTTTACTCATTTATTTTTGTTACATTTAACATATTTGATCTCCTTATTATTTGTGTTATAACAAAAAAATATTTTTTATTAAAGACTAGTTTACTTTCCGGTAATAATTACGTTATTATGATTAATAATAGAACAAATAATAAGGAGTTTCAAATGAGTAGCACAAAAAAACCTATAAATAAACATCAACACAAATTAATAGTTTTAGTATCAACATTAGATTACGTGAACTTAAATCTTAATCAATACACTCAAAGCAACATACTTTATTACTTTAATAACAATATGAAAAAAAACGACCAAAAACCTATTAAACTTAAAACTCTACAAAGCTATCTCTATAAATTAGAAAAAGTATTTAAAGTAACAATTAATTATTACAAACATTTGGGTGTTAACATGGGTACTGAAATTCATTACAAACTTAAATATTCTAAAAAAGAATGTTACCGCATAATCAATAAACACTTTAGAGATAAAAAAGAAGAAAGACACAAAAACCGTGTTAGTGTATATCTTGAAAAGACTTGCACTAAAAATAGCAGTGTAGAAAAATGGGAGTGTTCTAATAATACTTATAATAATAAAGAAGAAGATAAGAACGACGTAAAATCTATAGAAAAATTACAAGCAAAAAAATACGCTAAAAAATGCAATTTTAAATCAAATGCATTTCTTTCTATTTTGAATTTAGAAGCGAACAAAGATTTTAAAATTCAATTACTGAAAGCAATCAAAATAGCTGAAAATAGTGGGTACAAAAGAATAAATAATATTAAACCAAATCACAGTAAACTTAAGAGTAAGCAAAAAGAATTAAGTAAAATACTAGACGAAATAAAAGCTGGTCTAGAGAATAAAGGGTATGACACCAAGCAATTAGAAACCCAAATACAAAACGTATATGAACAATATAAAAATAAACCCCACTTTATCATAGAAAAAAATAAATACAATGATTTAAAGAAGATAATAGGAAAACTTAAAAAAACAGTTGAATTTGCTAATAAAAACACACAGAAAAATGAGAGAGACATTAGGGATAACGTATTTAGTATACTTCTTGATCAGTTAAGGTATAAAATAGACGTATCGGTTTTGATACCAATATTAAAGAATTATTTAAACAGACAGAACAAATTAGAATATGACAAGGTGTTTAGTAACCATTACTACTATGAACTTTTAGAGTTATTGGAAGATAATAAAAATTATTTACAATTAGAAGAATCTAAAAAAATTACAAGTTAAGGATTAGTTATGCAGAGCGTGTTAGAACGCCTTAAAGAGAAAAAGTTAGAAATTAAGGATAAAGTGAAAAGCAGAGGTCTTTTTATAAAAATAGAAAAAATTGATAACAAAACAATATATCACACAAAGATGATGAATGATTTATATACGTTTGGAGTTCATAGAAGACAAAATAATAAGTTTTTTATCGCATTTAGAGGATTATTTAATCAGGCAAAAATAACACCTTTTAATTTATTTTCTATAAAAGGAGATGATAAATTTTTAGGTATTTATTATGGGTATAGAAAACCAGTACAAAATATCATAACAAAATATGAAGAAAATGGTTTTATGAGGTCATATACCTTCTCAAAGGTTTATTACATAGAATTTAGATTTAAAAAAGGAAGTGTGTTTTGTTATATTAAAGGGATGTCGCGTTTGATTAAGCAAAAAAAATCAGAGACACAATATAGTAAATTTTTACTTGAACTAATAATTAATTTAGAAGAACAAGTATACGATTTTTACAGTAAAAAATTGCCAAATGGAGGTCTTATAACTAAATGGATAGAAAAAAACCTAAAGTAATTACGATCGCATCAATTAAAGGAGGTGTTGGAAAAAGTACAAGTGCTATCATACTTGCAACATTATTGTCTCAAAAACATAAAGTACTTTTAATCGATATGGATACCCAAGCTTCAGTTACTAGTTATTTCTTTAACGAGATAAAAGAAAAAAATATAAATTTAATGGAAAAAAATATATGTGAAGTTTTAAAAGGAGATTTAGAGATTGCTAATGCAATTTTTAATATTAAAAGTAGTTTAGATTTACTTCCTAGTTATTTAACCTTACATAGTTTAAATGAAGATTTTTATTGTGCAAATAGGCATAAATCTATTGATTTAAAGCTAAAGGTAGAATTAAGGAGATTAAAAGTAAAGTATGATTACATAGTGATTGATACTAATCCTAGTTTAGATTTTACATTAAAATGTTCTTTAAATTCTACTGATTATATAATAGTTCCAATGACAGCTGAGAAATGGACAATTGAAAGCTATGAACTTTTAGAGTTTTTCATTAAAAAATTGGAAAGGTTAATACCAATTTTCTTTATTATAACAAGGTTTAAAAAAAATAATACCCATAAAAAATTATTGAAAATAATTCAAGAAAAGGACACCTTTTTAGGTGTCGTATCTGAAAGGGAAAATTTAAATAAAAGAATAGCAAGTAATAGTAATTTTGATTTAAAGTCGGATTATATCATAGAATATGATCAAATATTGAGTAATTTATTATATCGCATAAGTCTTAATAACGATACGATAGGAGTTTCTAGTATAAGTTATCCAGCGCTGGAAAACTGTAAAAATTCAACAGAGTAAAGGAAATTTATGAATAAAAAAAATAATGATGAAATAATAATTAATGCAAGAAACTTAAACAGTGATAAAAATTCTATTTTATTAACCAATGATGATATTAACGTGAGTGATGACCAAAAAAGATTTAAACTTTTAAAAAGTAAGTTAAAGGATAATATAAAAGATGATATCTATAATAAAATAGAAGCCATGCATATTTTAAGAGAGATAAAGGAAAAAGAATATTATAAGTTAGACGGTTATAAAAGTTTTTCTCAATTTATAAAAGATTATAAGTTGGCTAAATCACAGGCCTATTCTTATTTAAGAATAGCTAGTGCTATTCAAGATGGAATTTTGAAAGAAGAATATCTAGTTGAAAATGGATTTAGGCAGTCTTTATCCTTTTTGGCGGAAAAAGAAAGTACATCAATAAAGAAATCAAGAGTAAATCCAATAAAACCATTAAGATTTCAGCTTAAGAATCAAGAAAGTTATGATTTTTATAAGCAAAATGCTAAGTTTACAAATTTTTTAATGGATGAACTTTTTAAAGACAAAAAAGATTTACTCGAAGAGTTTATGAAGAAATTTAAAAGTTTAAAAGGCTAGGTATAAGGAGTATTTATGAATAATTTAGCATATAAGACATATAGAACAGAAGATTATAAAGAAGGAGTTTTTTAATAAGGGATTTACTGAAGAAGCTGTGAATTTTATTTCATAATGATAATTTTAACTTTGAAGTTTTAAGAGAAAAGATGAATTCATTAGAACAGCAAATCATTAATGTAGATAAGAATTTACAAAAGGATGTATCTTGGTATAGGAAATAGAATGTTAATTATTATGGCAGTGGGATTACCAATAATTATATCTATTGTTATGTTTTTGATAAGTAAGTTCTATATAAGATAAAAAAGTTATTATAAATAAGGATTGATTTTATTTGCGATTTGTTGTATTTTATTTATCGTTAGTAGTGCTATCATTTTAGTACTACCTTATTATTTTGTTCAATTTAGACAGACTTTAAGTCTTTGTTAGCAAATTTTTCAAGAAAAGGTGCTAACAAAGACTTAATTTTATACTAAATTATTAGTTTTATACTTAATGATGCTGTCAAAAAATTTTATAAAATTCGACAAATTTAGTTTTTGATATTATTCTTTTTATATATAAAACAAATAATAAGGAAACTAAATATGACAAAAATATTGTAAATATAATAACTAGAATGCGTAAAGCAGTTAAGAAACTGGGTAAACAAAAGGGAAAAGTAACAGGTATAATAATAAATGAGCAAAGTTCAGTAGTAAATGAAAATCAAGCAGAGATAAACTTTCTAAAGTCTATCTACAGTTGCGTATAAATTTAGGTATTGTTGCTAAGAAGCTTAATGGATATGGATATAAATATCAAAATTTTAATGAGGTAATAAGAGAGATAAAGAATGTTATAAAGAGCAATAATTTAGACATTGATTTCCTGCAGTGTCCAACATTTAAAGTTGCAGGAAATAATACAATTAATGTTATTACAACAACATTTTATAGTCCCAAGAGTGTATATAGAGAGTCATTTGATATACTTGTTTACAGAGAATGATTTTATTTTTAGGATCAAAAAATCAAATTACATTACCTTAACTTATAGGTTCATATATGACATACTCCAGAAGATATGCTTTTGTAGGATCCCTATCAATTGAGAGTGAGTTTGACACTGATGCTAGTTCCTTAGAGCATATTCAAGAAGCTAATGATGAACTAGCTAGTATTGTAAAATGTTCCATCTATAAATTCTCTAAAGGAAAATCCTTTACTGTTGAAACAGTAACTAAAAGCACAATAGAACAGCAATCTTCAAGTCATACATCTATAACTAAGTTTGAGAGTCTTTCTAAACGTATACCTGCTAAGTATTATTATTACAAGAAATTTATTCAAGCATCTAAAAAAATGCATGCGGTGTTATATGAGACACTTTTTGATAGTTTAGAAATGATAGATAAGTTTTTAATATAATTAAAGAATGATGATAATTCTAATATACTTAAATTTTTTGAAACTAAACCAGAGCTTGAAACTATAAAATATTGGAACGACCTTATAAATAATTATTTAACTTATTTTGTCACTTAATAAGAAGTTATATTACTTTAATTACAGAGTGCTAAGAGTAGACTCTTAAAATCTATTATTAGTTTAAGTAATGATTTTTTAAATGTTTTTACTTCCCTTACTGATATGGTTGGAGGGATTTTAGGGTTTAATACTACTACTAAAAAATCTGATGTTGGGAATTATTTTAAGACTATAGAAAAAAGCTTAACAACAACTAAGACATCCCTTGAAAAAATTGTGGAAGACATGAAATCTGAGAATAATCCTAATGCTGCTACAGCTGAGACTGCCGTTAACAAACTAGTTAGTGAAACACTTGATAAGATAATTGATGGCGCTAAGACTGCCAGTGAGTCTATTGGTAGTACAGGTGATGACCTACTTGGTAATGTTGCTGCTCAGAATAACGGTGGTGATTCTGGTACTGAAGTCGATAAATTAGTAAAGGGTATTAAATCAATTGTGGATGTGGTACTTCAAGGAAAAGGAAATCCTGAGGCGGGTACCGAAAAAAAAGCTGATGATCTTGGAGATAGAAGTAATAATGCTGCTGATGGTGAGGCAGGTAAGGTGTTTGCTATTGCTAATGATCCTAAAAAATCAGCTGTTGATGCTCTTAAGGCTGTTGGAGCTGTAACTGGAGCTGACATCTTACAAGCTATGGTTAAAGATAATGGTGATTCTGCTAAATTAGCTAAAGAAACAAGTGGTAATGTTACTGTTGCTCCTAAGGATTCAACTATTGCAGGTGGTATCGCGTTAAGATCAATGGCTAAGAATGGTAAATTCGCTAATGATAATGCTGGAACCGCGGAGGTTACTGCTGCAGTTAAGGGAGCAGCTCTGAGCGCAGTAACTAAAGCATTGGGTACTCTTACAATAGCAATAAGAAAAACAATTGACAGAGGACTTAAGGAAGTTAAAGATTCTATGAAATTTAATTCTACAGATCCTTCTGTAACTACTTATAGGCAGATCCTTGAAGCTAAGAAAAACTAATTAAGATTTAATAACAAATACATAGCTAAATAAAGTCATTTGAGGAAAACTTTTCTTTTCATGAGATTTGTTTTCCTTTTTTACTATCTGTAATAATACTCAGGTCTAAAGCTTATTGATATAAATCTTTTAACAACAGATTTATGGTTAGGGACACTCTTAAATCACATTTTACTGAAATAAAGTTCCTATAATATTTAAGATATTATATAATAATTAAATAAGGAAGTTTTTATGCAAGATTCGTCATTACATTCTGTTGAGAGTACACAAATTTTTAATGGGCATATTACAGAAGAGATTATATATCAAGAATTTGTAAAGATGGGTATGCAAGATTTTATTGCAAATGATCTCTCTAAAAGATATTACCGTAATGAATTGACTTATAAAGACATTGAGTATTTAGAAAGTAATTTTAATCTTAAGTTTGAGATGTTAGAACGTAGTTTAAAATCTGAAATTATTTTTGTGAAAACTGAACTTGATAACAAAATAGACTCTGTTGAGAATAACTTAAATGTGAAGATTGACACTAGATTTAATGAGCTTGATAATAAAATAGACTATGTTGAGAGTAATTTAAATGTAAAGATTGATACCAAGTTTAATGACCTTGATAACAAAATAGACATTGTTAAAAATGAGTTAAAATCTGAGATTTCTCTTGTTAGAAAAGATATGGAAATTAATAAAATGGAGCTTAATAGTAAACTTGATAAAACCACATCAGAATTTAAAAGTACATCAAGACTACATAATTGGATGTTTGGTACCCTTATCACACTTAATATAGGAATATTTTTAACATTAATATCCATAGTCTATTCATTGTTAAATAAATAAATTTGAATTAACTAGGACCTTTCTTTATTTGATTATATATCAGTTATTTTCTTATCAAAATCATTTAATTATTGTTAATAACAATCAATTTTGTTAATTGTTATATCATGCTCAATATCTTTAAGATTATAGTGCCTATGTTCTTAGTTTTTGTTTTTATCTTATTCAAAATTTGTTAACCATCTTGCCCTTGTGATGTAATAAGGAGGCACGTGATAATGAAAAGAATTACTTTATGTGCGTTATTTTTGACTTTATTTTTGCTTATTTCTTGTAATACTTCAGGAAAAGATCTTAAAGATGATGAAGTGGCTAAATCTGATGGCACTGTTATTGACCTAGCTAAAATAACTAAGAACATTACAGACTCTGTTGCTTTTGCTAAAGATGTTAAAGAAATTCATTCTTTAGTTAAGTCTATTGATGAACTTGCTAAAGCTATTGGCAAGAAAATTAAAGATGATGGTCAACTTACTCAGGCTACTGATAAGGATAAAAATGAATCATTAGTTGCGGGAGTATATAATATAGTGGGATTTATAAGTGTTAAGTTAAAAAAATTAGAAACAATAAGTGGAATTCTTGATGGAATGAAGCAAAAAGTTATTGCTGTTAACTCTGCAGGTGATAAGTTTATAGAGAAGGTTAAAGCACAACATGCTAGCCTTAATACTGAGTCAGATGCAAAAAAAGCCATAGATAAAACCGATGGTGATGGAAGTAAGGGAGGAAAAGAGCTTAGTGATTTAAATACAGCAATTGATGCGTTGTTAAAAGCTGCTAATGATGCAGTAACAGCTGCTATTAATGAGCTTACAACTTCTGTTAAACCCTCTAACACCTAAGGATAAACAAGTTAATTTATTACTATAAGATTAGTTTTTAATTAGTGGTATTTTTCTCATAAAATAAAGTCTATAAATAATAAGCTAAGAGTTTGCTTCTCTTAGCTTTTTTTGTTTCTTTATTCTTCCTTTACTTGCTTTACTACTTTATTATATTTTTAGCTGTGGGAGTGGTACTACTAAGATGGAGGATCCTAAAACCACATTCTTAACTTCTATTGCTAATTTAGGTAAAGGCTTCTTAGATGTTTTTACTTCTCTTTCTGATATGATTGCTGGTACTTTTGGTATTAAAGCTGAGACTAAAAAATCTGACATTGGTAACTATTTCACTTCTATTGAAACAACTATGAACTCAGTTAAAGAGAAGTTACAAGAAGAAGTTGCTAAGAATGGGAATTACTTAAAAATTAAAACAGTTGTTGATACGTTGATCACTAACACATTAGATAAAATTGCTGATGGGGCTAAGACAGCTGCTAGTGGGGCTACTGGTGATGTTACTATTGGCAATGCTGTTAAAGATCAAGCGGCTACACATGCTGACTTTACAAGTGTTAATGCTCTTGTTAGAGGAATTAAAACTATTGTTGACGTAGTTTTAAAAGATGGTGATGGAGATGCAGGCGCTACTAAGACTGGTAACACAGAGCAAAAATCAATTGGTAAGTTGCTTGGTAAAAAGGATGATGGGACAGAAGCACATGCTGCTGCAGCTAGTGCTTCAATCGGAGCTGTAATTGGGGCTGACATTTTGCAAGCTATTGCTAAGTCTGGTGAGGCTGCTAATAATGATGTTGAGATTGAAAAGGCAAAGAATGCTGCTGAGATTGCGGCTGCTAAGAAAGAAGATACTAAGGAGCTTAATGCAGCAGTAGCACAAAAGGATGCAGTTATTGCTGCTGGTATAGCACTTCGAGCTATGGCTAAGGGTGGTAAATTTGCTGCCAATGCTGAAAAAGATGCTAATGCAGTTAATGGGGCAGTATCAAGTGCAGTAAATAAGACTTTAAGTACTCTAATAATAGCAATAAGAAATACTGTTGATAGTGGGTTAAAGTCAATTAGTGATGCTCTAGCAGCTGTTAAACAAGAAGATAAGTCTGCAGATTTTACTACACCTGCAGACGCAACAGCTAATGGACAGAAACATTAAAAGATTTATTAATAAACATAACTAAATAAAGTCATTTGAGGAAAACTATTCTTTTTATAAGATTCGTTTTCCTTTTATTTATATTATACTTATGACTTTATTTTTACTTCTTAGTTGTGGCAGTGGTACTACTAGTGCTGAGGATTCTCAGGGTAGATTCTTAAAATCCGTTATTAGTTTAAGTAATGACTTCTTAAATGTTTTTACTTCCCTTTCTGGTATGGTTGGAGGGGGTTTAGGGTTTAATACTACTACTAAGAAGTCTGATGTTGAAAACTACTTTAAGACTATAGAAAAAAGCTTAACAACAACTAAGACATCCCTTGAGAAAATTGTTGATGACATGAAATCTGAAAATAATCCTAATGCAGAGGCTACTGATACGGCAGTGAAAAAACTAGTTAGTGAAATACTTAATAAAATAATTGAAGGAGCTAAGACTGCTAGTGAGGTTATTGGTGATGCTGGCGACCCAATTGGTAATGTTGGTGCTAATAATGCTGCTGGTGTTGTTGGGACTGAAGTCGATAAATTAGTTAAGGGTATTAAAGATATAGTAGCTGTGGTACTTAAAGAAGGAAATCCTGAGGCTGGTGATGATAAAAAGGCTGAAAATCTTAGCGCAAGAACTGGTAGCAATGCTACTGATGGTGAAGCAGGTAAATTATTTGCTATTGCTAATGCTGGTAATGCTGATAATGCAAAAAAGTCAGCTGCTGATGCTGCTAAAGCTATAGTTAAGAATGGTAAATTTGCTGGTTCTAGTGCTCAGGCTGATGATGCTGTTACGGCAGTTAATGGTGCAGCAATAAGCGCAGTAACTAAAGCTTTAGGTACTCTAACTATTGCAATAAGAGAAACAATTGACGCAGGACTTAAAACCGTTAAAGATGCTATGAAAATTAATTCTACTGATACTCTTTTAACTACTGATAATCAGACTCCTTAAGCTAAGAAGAACTAGTTAGAATTTAATAACAATATACATAACTAAATAAAGTCATTTGAGGAAAACTATTCTTTTTATAAGATTCGTTTTCCTTTTTGGATTTTATTTATATAGATATTTGTACTAAAGATAAGACAGTAACTTTTATTCAGTTCCATATTAATTAAGTGTAAGTAAGTATTATGAGATTA
This window harbors:
- a CDS encoding variable large family protein; the encoded protein is MTLFLLLSCGSGTTSAEDSQGRFLKSVISLSNDFLNVFTSLSGMVGGGLGFNTTTKKSDVENYFKTIEKSLTTTKTSLEKIVDDMKSENNPNAEATDTAVKKLVSEILNKIIEGAKTASEVIGDAGDPIGNVGANNAAGVVGTEVDKLVKGIKDIVAVVLKEGNPEAGDDKKAENLSARTGSNATDGEAGKLFAIANAGNADNAKKSAADAAKAIVKNGKFAGSSAQADDAVTAVNGAAISAVTKALGTLTIAIRETIDAGLKTVKDAMKINSTDTLLTTDNQTP
- a CDS encoding variable large family protein, encoding MLPLLALLLYYIFSCGSGTTKMEDPKTTFLTSIANLGKGFLDVFTSLSDMIAGTFGIKAETKKSDIGNYFTSIETTMNSVKEKLQEEVAKNGNYLKIKTVVDTLITNTLDKIADGAKTAASGATGDVTIGNAVKDQAATHADFTSVNALVRGIKTIVDVVLKDGDGDAGATKTGNTEQKSIGKLLGKKDDGTEAHAAAASASIGAVIGADILQAIAKSGEAANNDVEIEKAKNAAEIAAAKKEDTKELNAAVAQKDAVIAAGIALRAMAKGGKFAANAEKDANAVNGAVSSAVNKTLSTLIIAIRNTVDSGLKSISDALAAVKQEDKSADFTTPADATANGQKH
- a CDS encoding ERF family protein, which codes for MRINLGIVAKKLNGYGYKYQNFNEVIREIKNVIKSNNLDIDFLQCPTFKVAGNNTINVITTTFYSPKSVYRESFDILVYRE
- a CDS encoding plasmid maintenance protein, with the protein product MSSTKKPINKHQHKLIVLVSTLDYVNLNLNQYTQSNILYYFNNNMKKNDQKPIKLKTLQSYLYKLEKVFKVTINYYKHLGVNMGTEIHYKLKYSKKECYRIINKHFRDKKEERHKNRVSVYLEKTCTKNSSVEKWECSNNTYNNKEEDKNDVKSIEKLQAKKYAKKCNFKSNAFLSILNLEANKDFKIQLLKAIKIAENSGYKRINNIKPNHSKLKSKQKELSKILDEIKAGLENKGYDTKQLETQIQNVYEQYKNKPHFIIEKNKYNDLKKIIGKLKKTVEFANKNTQKNERDIRDNVFSILLDQLRYKIDVSVLIPILKNYLNRQNKLEYDKVFSNHYYYELLELLEDNKNYLQLEESKKITS
- the bdr gene encoding Bdr family repetitive protein — its product is MQDSSLHSVESTQIFNGHITEEIIYQEFVKMGMQDFIANDLSKRYYRNELTYKDIEYLESNFNLKFEMLERSLKSEIIFVKTELDNKIDSVENNLNVKIDTRFNELDNKIDYVESNLNVKIDTKFNDLDNKIDIVKNELKSEISLVRKDMEINKMELNSKLDKTTSEFKSTSRLHNWMFGTLITLNIGIFLTLISIVYSLLNK
- a CDS encoding Vsp/OspC family lipoprotein; amino-acid sequence: MKRITLCALFLTLFLLISCNTSGKDLKDDEVAKSDGTVIDLAKITKNITDSVAFAKDVKEIHSLVKSIDELAKAIGKKIKDDGQLTQATDKDKNESLVAGVYNIVGFISVKLKKLETISGILDGMKQKVIAVNSAGDKFIEKVKAQHASLNTESDAKKAIDKTDGDGSKGGKELSDLNTAIDALLKAANDAVTAAINELTTSVKPSNT
- a CDS encoding ParA family protein, which produces MDRKKPKVITIASIKGGVGKSTSAIILATLLSQKHKVLLIDMDTQASVTSYFFNEIKEKNINLMEKNICEVLKGDLEIANAIFNIKSSLDLLPSYLTLHSLNEDFYCANRHKSIDLKLKVELRRLKVKYDYIVIDTNPSLDFTLKCSLNSTDYIIVPMTAEKWTIESYELLEFFIKKLERLIPIFFIITRFKKNNTHKKLLKIIQEKDTFLGVVSERENLNKRIASNSNFDLKSDYIIEYDQILSNLLYRISLNNDTIGVSSISYPALENCKNSTE
- a CDS encoding chromosome replication/partitioning protein; this translates as MNKKNNDEIIINARNLNSDKNSILLTNDDINVSDDQKRFKLLKSKLKDNIKDDIYNKIEAMHILREIKEKEYYKLDGYKSFSQFIKDYKLAKSQAYSYLRIASAIQDGILKEEYLVENGFRQSLSFLAEKESTSIKKSRVNPIKPLRFQLKNQESYDFYKQNAKFTNFLMDELFKDKKDLLEEFMKKFKSLKG
- a CDS encoding DUF226 domain-containing protein, translating into MQSVLERLKEKKLEIKDKVKSRGLFIKIEKIDNKTIYHTKMMNDLYTFGVHRRQNNKFFIAFRGLFNQAKITPFNLFSIKGDDKFLGIYYGYRKPVQNIITKYEENGFMRSYTFSKVYYIEFRFKKGSVFCYIKGMSRLIKQKKSETQYSKFLLELIINLEEQVYDFYSKKLPNGGLITKWIEKNLK
- a CDS encoding Mlp family lipoprotein; amino-acid sequence: MNKINFILVLLLLISSCEYEHGNATPKSRVKRNLEEQEEAQKTPEEMLKEKLNDTEKSNLNFLKEALGSESDFNKFLNHDESKIKEALDHIHTELAKCTGDNASQQKETFKQVVKGALNGDENLDNFKNQASSTCEAGS